From a single Hippoglossus stenolepis isolate QCI-W04-F060 chromosome 2, HSTE1.2, whole genome shotgun sequence genomic region:
- the si:ch211-69b7.6 gene encoding neuroblast differentiation-associated protein AHNAK isoform X1, with translation MSRHRRGKSLSDAITLGPSEEGGLLINGQDSANQRLEKGDEVLGANVLKVMEPFDNKVRVLTRNNLSKSLGDLDQCANKSPKTMLKDSYNKLYNAKIKRFMREDVLGADESRENGKLTVAGSSKIGLKHDMDLPRLGVDFGLMKTRRRQTSESDEDADSESDDATLTDGSNLNLPPLGLGLSGAARSGTQAPRWKVQARNPQLDAPDFHLNRGRPSGDLSMQDVERPQIGLEGKGTFKAPEVGAFGVGAPEMGMNLNRGNITGPSLNASFPKVGFEEAENEFKMPKFNLPDLGLSGPSLSGTEYKLETPDINIPDVPSRKINVKHSKKLKKPNLNVDDFSGYVESPKFGASGRSPDLDLEMPGANVPQLDLNGPDFDMNSHEFKTSLKKPKIDLKSPGLDLDAPAGKLTTPRFGFSGNGEARMPDLRTPKIRGEIHAPDVNPPKTDLTAQSGTYKAPRFKMPQFDLPDMQVPDLNENFEGPDLHLSAPNLRAGFVDPNLNAPSADISSHSGKIKMPGFGLSGHKMKGPEYKGGIDLPSIGLKKPKLDLNTPDMDINVPSGKLDLDADVPSGKIKLPKLKLFGTLPKTKDVDVSAGMKTPELNLKSPKLKGIDAPDVGLPDMDLHAPDVNIGSPKWKFSKPGFDMDAPSLDLKGPRSKLEMPNADIGGFSGKMKMPDFGLSGPKMKGFGGEVNTPDFDLSAPKLQGAIGSPDLNLPEMHFNKPKLDLSGPDVDFDLPSGKFKGPAIKKPNFGLDAPDMHIDAPTGKFQMPKFNLSSTLPKGPNLDINADLKSPDLNLKAPKIKGGIDTPDWDLPNMDLKAPKLDVKTPDVNIGSPKSKFKLPKFKMPKFSIPSLKGPEISGNFDGPDMDINAPKFNLKGPKGGLDLPDFDISGPSGKFKKPNLNLPNLGLSGPKLDGPNLDLRSPDLDLSGPDLSGGLNAPDFNMPKVDLKSPKLDFNTPKFNLDMPSGKMKMPKFSLPSLKGPEIDGNFDGPDMDINAPKFNLKGPKGGLDLPDFDISGPSGKFKKPNFNLPDLGLSGPKLDGPNLNLKSPNLDLSGPDLSGGINAPDFNMPKVDLKSPKLDFNTPKLNLDMPSGKMKMPELHAPDWDVKAPKGKLKMPKFNLSGTLPKGPNMDINTDLNAPNMNLKAPKLDVNTPDVNIGSPKSRFKLPKFKMPKFSLPSFKGPEIDGHLDAPDVDVNVPNVNVKAPRADLDLPDFDIPGPSGNFKKPNFNLPDLGLSGPKLSGPKLDLRSPDLDLSGPDLSGGLNAPDFNMPKVDLKSPKLDFNAPKLNLDMPSGKMKMPKLHAPDWDVKAPSGKLKMPKLNLSGTLPKGPNMDMNTDLNAPDLNFKAPKIKGGLSAPDWDLPNMDLKAPKLDMNTPDVNIGSPKGKFKMPKLKMPKFSLPSLKGPEIDGNFDGPDMDINAPKFNLKGPKGGLDLPDFDISGPSGKFKKPNLNLPNLGLSGPKLDGPNLDLRSPDLDLSGPDLSGGLNAPDFNMPKVDLKSPKLDFNAPKLNLDMPSGKMKMPDLHAPDWDVKAPKGKLKMPKFNLSGTLPKGPNMDMNTDLNAPDLRLKAPKVKSGLSAPDWDLPNMDLKAPKLDVNTPDINLGSPKAKFKIPKMKMPKIGLPSLKGPEIDGGLDVPDFDIDAPDVNLRGSKPGFEMPDVDFGGPSGRIKKPHLKMPDVGFSGPSLDGPNFDVKTPKGGLDAPNLDFPSVDLKAPKFDMNTPDVNMDLMYAKVKKPKIKTPKMPNVDINGHLRGPDLNLPNVDVNGAKGKFKMPSLNAPDINLSAPKLRGPGLSAPDINLPNTNFKSPKFNLNANRPDLGIDGNLGRPDMNFNAPQVKGGIRGPDYDMNVPSGNFQGPQTHLDLTDRQFNVPSFKLPQFGSPDLNQGFSSPNAKLNMKPVELKGNISGPRVNAPNIDPRFPTAAPRSPGLHYKYPDLNLDDPSLNFRGPSYQNRRSDMNMRTPDLDIDGGVRLHHSDRKSHRTTAHSFPVADAGFGHRSDLNIDDFTGKDHVLRARGAKLDAQASRDYRQGFPPSGLDIDMMDAVHTRRIPAGYIYSKHQRTVQADVSARDPRVRVPNSSDGYYVTSFPAHTQNQRMPNRKYNTLGGLDFHSGNVELEVPNQNDPKGSTFVFADLV, from the exons ATG TCGCGTCACCGCAGAGGAAAGAGTCTGTCGGATGCCATCACCCTGGGGCCGTCAGAGGAAGGAGGCCTGCTCATCAACGGCCAGGATTCAGCCAATCAGCGTCTGGAGAAAG GGGATGAAGTTTTGGGGGCAAACGTACTGAAGGTGATGGAGCCGTTTGATAACAAAGTCCGAGTCCTCACCAGGAACAACCTGAGCAAGAGCCTCGGAGATCTGGACCAGTGTGCGAACAAGAGTCCAAAGACG ATGCTGAAGGATTCCTACAACAAACTCTATAATGCCAAAATCAAGAGGTTTATGAGGGAGGATGTGCTCGGTGCCGATGAAAGTCGTGAAAACGGCAAACTAACTGTGGCCGGCTCGTCCAAGATCGGCCTGAAACACGACATGGACCTGCCTCGCCTCGGAGTGGACTTTGGACTTATGAAAACCAGGAGGCGCCAAACATCAGAATCTGATGAAGACGCCGACTCAGAATCTGATGACGCAACGTTAACAGACGGCAGCAATCTGAATCTTCCACCGTTGGGTCTCGGCTTGAGTGGGGCTGCTCGAAGTGGAACCCAGGCACCGAGATGGAAGGTCCAGGCCAGAAATCCGCAGCTTGACGCTCCAGACTTCCATCTGAACAGGGGCCGTCCATCAGGTGACCTGTCAATGCAAGATGTTGAAAGACCTCAGATTGGACTGGAAGGTAAAGGAACTTTTAAAGCTCCAGAAGTAGGAGCTTTCGGTGTTGGTGCCCCTGAAATGGGGATGAATCTTAATCGTGGAAATATCACTGGTCCATCCCTTAACGCTAGCTTTCCCAAAGTGGGTTTTGAAGAAGCagaaaatgaattcaaaatGCCAAAATTCAATCTGCCTGACCTGGGTCTCTCTGGACCTTCTCTAAGTGGAACAGAATATAAACTGGAGACACCAGATATCAATATCCCAGATGTTCCTTCACGTAAAATCAATGTCAAGCATTCCAAGAAACTGAAAAAGCcaaatctaaatgtggatgATTTTTCCGGTTATGTGGAGTCCCCTAAATTCGGTGCATCTGGGAGATCCCCTGACTTAGACCTAGAAATGCCAGGTGCTAATGTACCACAGCTTGATCTCAATGGACCAGACTTTGATATGAACTCACATGAATTCAAAACGTCTCTTAAAAAACCAAAGATTGATCTTAAATCTCCAGGTTTAGATTTGGATGCTCCGGCCGGTAAACTCACTACGCCCAGATTTGGATTCTCTGGGAACGGTGAAGCTAGAATGCCTGATCTCAGAACACCAAAGATAAGAGGTGAGATTCACGCCCCTGATGTAAATCCACCCAAAACTGACCTGACGGCTCAGTCTGGAACATACAAGGCTCCTCGGTTTAAAATGCCCCAATTTGATTTACCAGACATGCAAGTTCCAGATTTGAATGAAAACTTCGAGGGACCAGATCTGCATTTGTCTGCACCAAATCTCAGAGCTGGATTTGTAGACCCAAACTTAAATGCACCCTCGGCCGACATTTCAAGTCATTCTGGAAAAATCAAAATGCCAGGCTTTGGGCTTTCTGGGCATAAAATGAAAGGCCCCGAATATAAAGGAGGCATCGATCTACCGAGTATTGGCCTAAAAAAACCAAAGCTCGACCTCAATACCCCTGATATGGATATTAATGTGCCCTCTGGTAAATTAGACCTTGATGCAGATGTTCCCTCTGGAAAAATTAAATTACCAAAATTGAAGCTCTTTGGAACGTTGCCAAAGACTAAAGATGTGGATGTGAGTGCAGGGATGAAAACACCGGAGCTAAATCTAAAATCCCCAAAGCTAAAAGGCATAGATGCTCCTGATGTGGGTTTACCAGACATGGACCTCCACGCTCCAGACGTAAACATCGGTTCACCCAAATGGAAATTCAGTAAACCAGGGTTTGACATGGATGCACCTTCACTTGATCTGAAAGGCCCGAGGTCAAAGCTGGAAATGCCGAATGCCGATATTGGAGGTTTTTCAGGAAAAATGAAGATGCCAGATTTTGGATTGTCAGGACCGAAGATGAAAGGGTTTGGTGGCGAGGTAAACACTCCAGACTTTGATCTTTCAGCCCCCAAGTTACAAGGCGCTATTGGTTCCCCAGATCTGAATTTACCTGAGATGCACTTTAATAAACCCAAACTCGATCTTTCTGGTCCAGATGTCGACTTCGATTTGCCCTCAGGTAAATTCAAAGGACCAGCAATAAAGAAACCAAACTTTGGCCTGGACGCTCCTGACATGCACATTGACGCTCCCACGGGCAAATTCCAGATGCCTAAATTCAACCTTTCCAGCACGTTGCCAAAAGGACCAAATTTGGACATAAATGCAGACCTGAAATCACCAGATCTAAATTTGAAAGCACCAAAGATAAAGGGGGGAATCGACACCCCTGACTGGGACTTACCGAACATGGACCTTAAAGCCCCCAAGTTAGATGTTAAAACTCCAGATGTCAACATTGGTTCACCCAAATCAAAATTTAAACTGCCCAAATTCAAGATGCCTAAGTTTAGTATTCCAAGCTTAAAAGGACCCGAGATCAGTGGAAACTTCGATGGGCCAGACATGGATATCAATGCACCAAAGTTCAACCTCAAAGGTCCTAAAGGGGGTTTGGACTTGCCAGATTTTGATATTTCTGGTCCGTCCGGAAAATTCAAGAAGCCAAACTTGAACCTGCCTAATTTGGGGCTTTCTGGTCCAAAGTTAGATGGCCCTAACTTAGACCTCAGATCACCTGACCTAGATCTGTCTGGTCCCGACCTCAGTGGTGGGTTAAATGCACCAGACTTTAACATGCCCAAGGTCGACCTTAAAAGTCCCAAACTGGATTTCAATACTCCAAAATTCAATCTAGACATGCCGTCAGGTAAAATGAAAATGCCAAAGTTTAGCCTCCCAAGCTTAAAAGGACCTGAAATTGATGGAAACTTCGATGGTCCAGACATGGATATCAATGCACCAAAGTTCAACCTCAAAGGTCCTAAAGGGGGTTTGGACTTGCCAGATTTTGATATTTCTGGTCCATCTGGAAaattcaaaaagccaaactttAACCTGCCTGACTTGGGGCTTTCTGGTCCAAAGTTAGATGGCCCAAACTTGAACCTGAAATCCCCAAACCTAGATCTCTCTGGTCCCGACCTCAGTGGTGGGATAAATGCACCCGACTTTAACATGCCCAAGGTCGACCTTAAAAGTCCCAAACTGGATTTCAATACTCCAAAGCTCAATCTAGACATGCCGTCAG GTAAAATGAAAATGCCAGAGCTTCATGCTCCAGACTGGGATGTCAAAGCTCCCAAAGGCAAATTGAAAATGCCTAAATTTAATCTTTCAGGCACGTTGCCAAAAGGACCAAATATGGACATCAACACAGATCTGAATGCACCAAACATGAACCTTAAAGCTCCAAAGTTAGACGTGAACACTCCTGATGTCAACATTGGTTCACCCAAATCAAGATTTAAACTGCCCAAATTCAAGATGCCTAAGTTTAGTCTTCCAAGCTTCAAAGGGCCTGAGATTGACGGACACTTGGATGCCCCAGATGTTGATGTGAATGTACCCAATGTCAATGTAAAAGCTCCTAGAGCCGATTTAGACTTGCCAGATTTTGATATTCCTGGTCCATCTGGAAatttcaaaaagccaaactttAACCTGCCTGACTTGGGGCTTTCTGGTCCAAAGTTAAGTGGCCCTAAGTTGGACCTCAGATCACCTGATCTAGATCTCTCTGGTCCCGACCTCAGTGGTGGGTTAAATGCACCAGACTTTAACATGCCCAAGGTCGACCTGAAAAGCCCCAAACTGGACTTCAATGCCCCAAAGCTCAATCTAGACATGCCGTCAGGTAAAATGAAAATGCCAAAGCTTCATGCTCCAGACTGGGATGTCAAAGCTCCCTCGGGCAAATTGAAAATGCCTAAATTGAATCTTTCAGGCACGTTGCCAAAAGGACCAAATATGGACATGAACACAGATCTGAATGCACCAGATCTAAATTTTAAAGCTCCAAAGATAAAGGGTGGACTTAGTGCCCCTGACTGGGACTTACCCAACATGGACCTTAAAGCTCCAAAGTTAGACATGAACACTCCAGATGTCAACATTGGTTCACCCAAAGGAAAGTTCAAAATGCCAAAACTGAAAATGCCAAAGTTTAGCCTCCCAAGCTTAAAAGGACCTGAAATTGATGGAAACTTCGATGGTCCAGACATGGATATCAATGCACCAAAGTTCAACCTCAAAGGTCCTAAAGGGGGTTTGGACTTGCCAGATTTTGATATTTCTGGTCCATCTGGAAaattcaaaaagccaaacttGAACCTGCCTAATTTGGGGCTTTCTGGTCCAAAGTTAGATGGCCCTAACTTAGACCTCAGATCACCTGACCTAGATCTGTCTGGTCCCGACCTCAGTGGTGGGTTAAATGCACCAGACTTTAACATGCCCAAGGTCGACCTTAAAAGTCCCAAACTGGATTTCAATGCCCCAAAGCTCAATCTAGACATGCCGTCAGGTAAAATGAAAATGCCAGACCTTCATGCTCCAGACTGGGATGTCAAAGCTCCCAAAGGCAAATTGAAAATGCCTAAATTTAATCTTTCAGGCACGTTGCCCAAAGGACCAAATATGGACATGAACACAGATCTGAATGCACCAGATTTGAGGCTAAAAGCACCAAAGGTAAAGAGTGGACTTAGTGCCCCTGACTGGGACTTACCCAACATGGACCTTAAAGCTCCAAAGTTAGATGTTAACACTCCAGATATTAACCTTGGTTCACCAAAAGCAAAGTTTAAAATacccaaaatgaaaatgccTAAAATTGGTCTACCGAGCCTAAAAGGACCTGAGATTGACGGCGGTTTAGACGTCCCAGACTTTGACATTGATGCGCCCGACGTCAACCTCCGAGGGTCCAAACCTGGCTTTGAAATGCCAGATGTGGACTTCGGTGGCCCATCAGGAAGAATCAAAAAGCCACATTTGAAAATGCCTGATGTGGGTTTTTCTGGTCCATCGTTGGACGGCCCAAACTTTGACGTCAAGACACCAAAAGGTGGACTTGATGCCCCCAACCTGGACTTCCCAAGTGTCGACCTCAAAGCTCCAAAGTTCGATATGAACACTCCAGATGTCAACATGGATTTAATGTATGCAAAGGTCAAAAAGCCAAAGATCAAGACACCAAAAATGCCAAATGTTGACATAAACGGACACCTGCGGGGACCTGATCTGAATTTACCAAATGTTGACGTAAATGGTGCAAAAGGAAAATTCAAAATGCCAAGTTTAAATGCACCAGACATAAATCTTTCAGCGCCTAAACTGAGAGGCCCTGGTTTAAGTGCACCGGATATAAATCTGccaaatacaaattttaaaagtCCCAAGTTCAACCTCAATGCAAATCGACCAGATCTGGGAATAGATGGTAACTTGGGCCGACCTGACATGAACTTTAATGCCCCTCAGGTCAAAGGAGGAATAAGGGGTCCAGACTATGACATGAATGTTCCCTCTGGAAACTTCCAGGGTCCCCAGACTCATCTGgatctgacagacagacaattcAATGTCCCTTCTTTCAAGCTTCCTCAGTTTGGAAGTCCAGATCTGAATCAGGGCTTTTCTTCTCCCAATGCAAAACTGAATATGAAACCAGTTGAATTAAAGGGGAACATCTCAGGACCGAGGGTCAATGCTCCAAACATCGACCCCCGCTTTCCTACAGCGGCACCAAGGAGTCCGGGGCTGCATTACAAATATCCAGATCTTAACCTTGATGATCCTTCACTAAATTTCCGAGGACCTTCTTATCAGAATCGCAGATCAGACATGAACATGAGGACTCCTGATCTGGACATAGATGGAGGTGTCAGACTTCATCACAGTGATAGAAAGTCACATAGAACCACTGCCCACAGCTTCCCTGTGGCGGACGCAGGGTTTGGCCACCGTTCAGATCTTAACATCGATGATTTCACAGGAAAGGATCACGTACTTAGAGCCAGAGGTGCGAAGCTGGACGCCCAGGCCTCACGTGACTACAGACAGGGGTTCCCCCCATCAGGTCTTGATATTGACATGATGGACGCCGTACACACCAGGAGGATTCCAGCTGGTTACATATATTCAAAGCACCAGAGAACAGTGCAAGCTGATGTTAGTGCACGAGATCCCAGAGTACGAGTACCCAACAGTTCAGACGGATACTACGTCACCTCTTTCCCCGCTCACACGCAGAACCAAAGGATGCCAAATCGTAAATACAACACACTCGGAGGACTTGACTTTCACTCAGGAAACGTGGAACTCGAAGTTCCAAATCAAAACGACCCGAAAGGTTCAACTTTCGTTTTCGCCGACCTCGTGTAG